In Candidatus Binatia bacterium, the following proteins share a genomic window:
- the meaB gene encoding methylmalonyl Co-A mutase-associated GTPase MeaB, producing the protein MDIDQLLERYEAGDRRALARLITLVENRTPEVPQIMRRLYGKTGRAMLIGLTGPPGAGKSTLCDKLIAALRKDGNTVGVVAVDPSSPFSGGAVLGDRVRMQAHFLDEGVFIRSLSTRGRHGGLARASREVVHLLDAFGHDVVIVETVGVGQTELDIMGLAHTTIVVLVPEAGDTIQVMKAGLLEIADIFVVNKADREGARRLKNELEMMLHLRPASDWNVPVLLTEATANRGIEELVAKVKAHAEVRRAGLTAESGARERVTEWTEILRDELALRLDRALASGDLDGVKDRLRSGEVDPYTAALEVLGDPDRLKRLLADERRT; encoded by the coding sequence ATGGACATCGATCAGCTTCTTGAGCGCTACGAGGCGGGCGACCGCCGAGCGCTCGCGCGTCTCATCACGCTCGTCGAGAACCGCACGCCCGAGGTGCCGCAGATCATGCGGCGTCTCTACGGCAAGACCGGCCGCGCCATGCTGATCGGCCTGACCGGGCCGCCGGGCGCGGGCAAGTCGACGCTGTGTGACAAGCTGATCGCGGCGCTGCGCAAGGACGGCAACACCGTCGGCGTCGTCGCGGTCGATCCGTCGAGCCCGTTCTCCGGCGGCGCGGTGCTCGGCGACCGCGTGCGCATGCAGGCGCACTTCCTCGACGAGGGCGTCTTCATCCGCAGCCTGTCGACGCGCGGCCGCCACGGCGGTCTCGCGCGCGCGAGCCGCGAGGTCGTGCACCTGCTCGACGCCTTCGGCCACGACGTGGTGATCGTCGAGACGGTCGGCGTCGGGCAGACCGAGCTCGACATCATGGGCCTCGCGCACACGACGATCGTCGTGCTCGTCCCCGAGGCCGGCGACACGATTCAGGTGATGAAGGCGGGGCTGCTCGAGATCGCCGACATCTTCGTCGTCAACAAGGCGGACCGCGAGGGCGCGCGGCGGCTCAAGAACGAGCTCGAAATGATGCTCCACCTGCGCCCGGCGTCGGACTGGAACGTCCCGGTGCTGCTCACCGAAGCGACCGCGAACCGCGGCATCGAGGAGCTGGTCGCGAAGGTGAAGGCGCATGCCGAGGTGCGGCGCGCGGGGCTCACCGCCGAGAGCGGCGCGCGCGAGCGGGTCACCGAGTGGACCGAGATCCTGCGCGACGAGCTCGCGCTGCGCCTCGACCGCGCGCTCGCGAGCGGCGATCTCGACGGCGTCAAGGACCGGCTGCGCAGCGGCGAGGTGGATCCGTACACCGCGGCGCTCGAGGTGCTCGGCGACCCCGACCGCCTCAAGCGGTTGCTCG